AAGGGTCACTAGGGTGTTGGCATCATTGGTTAATGGCGAAACAACGAACGATTCACCGGCATAGACCACAAGAGCCGTTTGTCCCTCTTTCCGCGTTTTAAGCATATCAAGAATTTTGTGTTTGGCTCGCGTCAACCGTGAAGGAGTTACATCCTGCGCATCCATTGAACGGGATAAATCCAAGACCATCACCAACGCCGATTCCGCCCTGAACACCGGCTGGGGTAATTGGGACCAGACCGGTCCGGCCAGTGCAAAAACTGCGACAATCCAACCTGATCCGAGAAGCACGAGAGGCATGCGACGCGTCGCTCCCTCCGTTCCAACCAACAAATGCGGGAGTAGATGGGCATCACACACAGATTCCCATATCTGATCCGTTGTCCCCTTCCTGGCGATTAGGAGAAAGAGTCCGAATAAGGGAAGTAATCCCCAAAACCATTCCGGTCGTAGAAAATGAAACATTGCCATCTTATCGTCCGGCTCCTGCTCGTACTGAGATCGCTTCCGCCTTCCATCTCGATCGGAGAACCCAATTCCTATTCCAGACGAGAGACATGGCCATTACAGAAGAAAGGGCCAACGCGAATCCTAACGGCCATATATATAATTCGGTCGTCGGTCGAAACAGTTCCGTTTCCGTAGTCGCCGGCTCAAGACGATCTAATTCTTTATACACCCTCGTAAGTCCCTCGGTGTCTTTGGCACGCAGGTACAACCCTCCAGTACGTTGCGCGAGGTGTCGAAGGGTATCTTCATCCAAATCGCGGGAAGGATTCACCGTCTGTGTGCCGAAAAACGATTCAATCTCCATTCGATCCGCGCCAACTCCGATAGCATAGATTCGAATACCTTGTTCCTCAGCCAAGGCCGCCGCTTGTGTGGGCGAGACTTCTCCCGCGGTATTGGCCCCATCAGTTAATAGCACTAAAACCCGGCTTCCTGCGGGTTGTTCTCTGAGTCGTTTCACAGCAAGGCCGATCGCATCGCCAATGGCGGTTTCCTGTCCCGCCAAGCCAATTTCTGTTTCCGTCAACATGGCCTTGACCGTATCCCGATCAAATGTCAAAGGGGTCTGCACGTAGGCCTGGGAACCAAATACAATCAACCCTATACGATCGCCAGTTCGGCCGGCGATGAACTCCCCGGCTGCAGCTTTCACAACCTCCAAGCGGGTGACTTCCCGTCCTTTTACCGAAAAATCCGGAATCTTCATGCTGCCGGAGACATCGACTGCCAACATCAGATCACGTCCACTGGTTGGCAATCCAACAGGTTCGCCACTCCACTGTGGACGGGCAGCCGCAAGAAGCAGAGCGGCCCAGATGAACATTCCCGACCAAAAAAGTATTGAATGCCTTGAACGGGTGGGCCCAATCAACTGGTTGGACTGAAGAGCCATAATGTCGTCGAAATGCGGCACCTTCATAGCCCGGCCGGATGAATTGGAGACAGGGGTTGCCCAACGACGCACCATCCAGGGACACAGAAGAAGCACCAACACCCACGGCCAGGCCAACGTCATCATGACGTGCTCTTCCCTGTGGGTGGAGTCACCTGCCGGATCCACTGTTCGACCAAGGGCACCAGTTCGGCAGCCGACACGGCCGTTTGCTGTTGGTAGGGCCCTGAACTAAACAGACGCCCAACCCCGTCCGTGAATTGATTGGTTCGACCTGACCGGTCCAAAAACTGCAGCCAGGAGATTCCTGCTAGCCCTGCGACCTCGGTTCGAGGGAAGGAGGCTATGGCATAGCGACGAATCATGATTGAAAGGCGTTGAATCAGCCATTGATCATCTCGATGGGTATCATAGTGCTGTTTGATCGCACTCAATTCATTCATTGCAAGTCGCCACGACTGTTTCCGACGTCGATTCCTCAGAATCCACAGGAACAGCATGACTGCCATAATGACCAAACCGACGGTGATCCACCAACCCGGAGCCGGAGGCCACAGAGAAATCGGAGGTGGCAGATGCACATCCCGGAGATCTTGTAGAGGAGAACTTGCTGTCGGCATGTTAGCCCATTCCCGTCATGCCATACTGTGATGGGCGCTTCGTCGATGTCCAAGATCCTGTAACCCACCACGCAATTGGAAAAGAATATCATCGTGGGTTCCCAATGGAATGAATCCGATTCCACGGGTCAGGCACAACGTCCGGACATCTTCATAACGTTCCCTAAAGCACGCTGAATAGGATTGGATGATGTTGGTAGATCCTGTATTCAATATTCCCATGCGTGTACCGTCCGTCACAGGATATTGGCCGGCAGGTGGGGGCTCTTGTTCCAATTGGTCATACATGAAGATCGCCACCACATCCTGATGCCCCCCCAATCGGATGAGGGTCTGTTTGGTCTGATGGTCCCAATCGCGAAAATCACTTAAGAGAAAAATGAGGCTTCCGGGCTTGGCGGTTGCCTGAACTCGATTTAAGGCCAAATAAAAAGGTGAGGTAGTGGGACTTTGGCGCTCAACCATCTGTGACGAGTGGGCACTATCTTGAGCCAGGATATTGAGAAGTTGTAGCACTCCGGTTCTTCCTCCCCTGGGTCGGAGTTCCACATGGTCCACATCTGAAAAAACCACCCCCCCAACCCGATCTCCTCTCTCTTGCGAGGCCCATCCCAGTAATGCCGCCGCATGGGCGGCAATGACCGACTTAAAGGCCACCTTGGTCCCGAATCGCATGCCCTTTCTATTATCCACTACGATGAAGACTGGTCGCTCCCGTTCTTCGCGAAAGACCTTCAGGTAGGGTTCATGAGTCCGCGCCATCACCCGCCAATCCATGAGGCGCACATCATCACCCGGTTGATACCGGCGAGATTCCTCAAAATCCATGCCTCTGCCTTTAAACGGAGATCGCTCTCCGCCAGCCAAAAGGGTATGAACCCGCTTCCGGGTCTTGATTCCCAATACCCCTGTCTGGTGACGCATGTTGAGGAGATCGGCAAGCCGAACTTCTACTCCCTGAAATCCTGTAGGGCGATTCAGCCGGAATTCTGATGGGGCTATCTGTTTACGGAACGGCCACATGATTCAAAATTTCTGAGATCACCTGATCAGTCCTGATCCCCTCCGCTTCCGCTTCAAAGGTCAGTAAGACCCGGTGGCGCAACACATCATGGGCCACGGCTTGTATGTCTTCCGGGGAGACATAATCGCGACCTTCCAACCAGGCATGCGCTCTGGCACAACGCTCCATTCCAATGGTTGCCCGAGGGCTGGCTCCAAACCGGATCCATCGCTTCAGCATGGAGCTATACGGTCCAGGGTCACGCGTGGCCATGACTAATTGGACGATATATTCTTCGAGTGCGGGCGCAACATATATATCCCACATCTGTCGTCGAGCCGCCACAATCACCTTTTGAGGAACGGGCGTGGGGACAGTCGTGACCTCCCCAGAAATTGCCCTGGCTTGTCGACGAACAAGTTCGACAATCTTCCGCTCTCCTTCCACATCGGGATATTGCACCCTGACATAGAGGAGGAAACGATCCAACTGCGCTTCAGGCAGAGGATACGTTCCTTCCTGCTCAATGGGATTTTGGGTGGCCATGACTAAAAACAACTCGGGCAAGGGATAACTGGTTCGCCCGATCGTCACTTGATGTTCTCCCATGGCCTCTAATAGGGCGGCCTGCACCTTAGCGGGGGCCCGATTAATTTCATCGGCCAGGACAAGGTTGTGAAAAATCGGCCCCGGTTGAAAGCGAAAAGAGCCGTCGTGTGGACGATAGATATCAGTCCCGGTTATATCAGCGGGAAGTAAATCCGGGGTAAATTGAATCCGGTGAAAATCAGCCTCAATCCCGGAGGCCAACGCTTTAATAGCGGTAGTTTTGGCTAAACCTGGCGCACCTTCAACAAGAAGGTGTCCATCAGCCATCAAGGCAATCAACAGCCTGAGGGTAAGACCCTCTTGTCCAATTACCTGTTGATTCAGAAAGGCTCGAAGCCTTGCTATCTGCTCGTGTTCAGATCCAGACATATGTCTTGATTTGAACCCGGTGGGTTCCTGTAGTCAAAATATTACGGATTCCCCTGTTTTGATGGCATTGGGGAAACCTCAACTTCTCATTCTGCATGGTGTAAGAGCCTCTGTTTTATAATAATTTACCATTTGTGAGAGTCAAGGGGTTTGGCGGAAAAATGGTATCTACCCCGCATGACGGAGTGCAGCGTGCAATGATAGGTCCGGGGTAAGACTCATTATTTCAAATATTTCATATGGAGGAATGGCGCGTGCTCCAACCTCATTGCAGCGGTCATGTCTAATCATATGCGAGGGAGCCGTGGGATTCTCCCAACCAACATGGATTCCTGAGGTCACGAAAGCCTATTGAAGAGGAAATACCGCGCAAATCTTTGAATGGAAGATTGCCTATGGCTTGGAACTTCTCCACATCGACGAAGTGCTCATTCACAAGCATAATCCCAGAAGAACTATCCTCTAAGGCTTGCCCACCACCATCATACTTTTGTTCATTGTACACATTGATGATGTTTTTTATTTTCTTCTGGCAATTTCATTATTCCTATGCAATCGTTTTTTTATGATCCCCATTAATTCGTATTGGTTGTTTAATCCTTAGGGTGTTCATGACAAAAACCATCGCAATATTCAGCCTTTACCAGGATATTTTTTAGCTGCCTCACTCAACAGATCTGCCCCATTTTGCGCCACTTGCTCATAGTCAATTTTCAGTTTTACCATAAAGGCATAAACCCAATCTTCCCGTCAATCAATGGGTGAACCTATGCAATATTGTACACCCTCCAGAAATTCTCCTATCCCTTTCTTAAGTTAAAGAATATTTACTGGAGATTAGGTCACACGCGGGTGGGGAGGGGACAGCATCCCTACTGGCTTCAGTAAAGGTTAAAAAGTGTTGACTGTCATCTTTGGTCTCAGGGGTGTAATTACCTGTTCACAAGGAAGTCGGTAAAACCCACAATTAAAACAGGAGGGACGGTAAGTGGAAGACAACCAAAGAGGTTTCCAACATACATTCCTGGGCTAGGTTCTCGTTCTGTACCCCTTGATTCCCGATCGTATCGAAAAAAAGGAGGGGATGATCATGAACCGTAAACTTTGCGCGATTAGCGTAATAGGAAGTATCTTATTAGGAAGTACATTAGCCCTGGGAAATCCAGGCATGCTTCCAAACCATCCAGGGTATCCCATGGGAGACGCGAAGTCTCCCGTGACAGGGCAATCGGTAGCTAATGATCCGGGACAAACTCAACCCAGTAAGGATGAATCACTCCAACAAGCATCTGGATTTCATGATGCACATGCCATTAACCCTGGGAAGGAAGAACGCCCAAATATTGTGCCGCCTGGGGAATCAAAGTCCATGAACACAAACAGTGATTCCAGCAAGTAGGGGATGAATCCGCAAACCGTCCCCGAACAATCGGGAACACCAAGGGGTCTGAAAAGGAGGGGGCGTAAAGCTCCCTCCTTTTTCCCTATCAAGCCTGCCACTCAATCAATTTCCTCATAGCCTTCACCCTCACCTTCTAATCAGAACAAGGTATAGATGAAGGGGGCAACGGCTGAGCCCTCACTCAGGATTATAAGACCGCCGAGTAGTAAGAGCATGATGATGATGGGGGCGAGCCAGAACTTTTTTCGTTCCCGCATAAAGTCCCACAATTCCCCAAGAAAACCTGTCATCTGTTTCTCCTTTAGAAAGGTTTCAGCACATGGTCCGCGGACCTAGCCTTTTTGACCACGCGATAGCTGTTGGCCTTGGGGTCATAGCCAAGTTG
Above is a window of Candidatus Nitrospira neomarina DNA encoding:
- a CDS encoding vWA domain-containing protein; amino-acid sequence: MMTLAWPWVLVLLLCPWMVRRWATPVSNSSGRAMKVPHFDDIMALQSNQLIGPTRSRHSILFWSGMFIWAALLLAAARPQWSGEPVGLPTSGRDLMLAVDVSGSMKIPDFSVKGREVTRLEVVKAAAGEFIAGRTGDRIGLIVFGSQAYVQTPLTFDRDTVKAMLTETEIGLAGQETAIGDAIGLAVKRLREQPAGSRVLVLLTDGANTAGEVSPTQAAALAEEQGIRIYAIGVGADRMEIESFFGTQTVNPSRDLDEDTLRHLAQRTGGLYLRAKDTEGLTRVYKELDRLEPATTETELFRPTTELYIWPLGFALALSSVMAMSLVWNRNWVLRSRWKAEAISVRAGAGR
- a CDS encoding DUF4381 domain-containing protein — its product is MPTASSPLQDLRDVHLPPPISLWPPAPGWWITVGLVIMAVMLFLWILRNRRRKQSWRLAMNELSAIKQHYDTHRDDQWLIQRLSIMIRRYAIASFPRTEVAGLAGISWLQFLDRSGRTNQFTDGVGRLFSSGPYQQQTAVSAAELVPLVEQWIRQVTPPTGKSTS
- a CDS encoding DUF58 domain-containing protein → MWPFRKQIAPSEFRLNRPTGFQGVEVRLADLLNMRHQTGVLGIKTRKRVHTLLAGGERSPFKGRGMDFEESRRYQPGDDVRLMDWRVMARTHEPYLKVFREERERPVFIVVDNRKGMRFGTKVAFKSVIAAHAAALLGWASQERGDRVGGVVFSDVDHVELRPRGGRTGVLQLLNILAQDSAHSSQMVERQSPTTSPFYLALNRVQATAKPGSLIFLLSDFRDWDHQTKQTLIRLGGHQDVVAIFMYDQLEQEPPPAGQYPVTDGTRMGILNTGSTNIIQSYSACFRERYEDVRTLCLTRGIGFIPLGTHDDILFQLRGGLQDLGHRRSAHHSMA
- a CDS encoding AAA family ATPase, whose amino-acid sequence is MSGSEHEQIARLRAFLNQQVIGQEGLTLRLLIALMADGHLLVEGAPGLAKTTAIKALASGIEADFHRIQFTPDLLPADITGTDIYRPHDGSFRFQPGPIFHNLVLADEINRAPAKVQAALLEAMGEHQVTIGRTSYPLPELFLVMATQNPIEQEGTYPLPEAQLDRFLLYVRVQYPDVEGERKIVELVRRQARAISGEVTTVPTPVPQKVIVAARRQMWDIYVAPALEEYIVQLVMATRDPGPYSSMLKRWIRFGASPRATIGMERCARAHAWLEGRDYVSPEDIQAVAHDVLRHRVLLTFEAEAEGIRTDQVISEILNHVAVP
- a CDS encoding DUF5989 family protein → MTGFLGELWDFMRERKKFWLAPIIIMLLLLGGLIILSEGSAVAPFIYTLF